The genomic segment GGTATTCCCATGAAGACAGCAGACTTAAAAGACAACACTATCAACACAAGAGAAGGCAAATACTTAACTTTTACTTTGGCCGACGAAGAATACGGCATAGGTATTCTAAAAGTTAAGGAAATCATAGGTGTGATTACCATTACCGGAATTCCGCAGACACCGCCGCATGTCAAGGGGGTGATCAATCTGCGTGGCAAGATCATTCCCGTCATTGATCTGCGGCTGAAATTTGGTCTGCCGGCTATGGAATACACCGAACGAACTTGTATTATTGTCATAGAGATATCTAAAGATGATACTCACATTCTGATTGGTATTCTTGTGGATTCCGTTTCGGAGGTCATAAACATTAAAGGCGCGGATATCGAAGATACGCCTAATTTCGGAAGCAATTTAAATACGGATTATATCCTGGGAATGGCAAAATCCATTGGAAAAATTAAAATTCTGCTGGATATTGACCGGGTCATGAATGCGGATGATGTGGCGATACTGGAGAAAACAACCACTATATAAACAGGAAGACATACCCATATTAAAAGGTGAGGAGCTAAATTATGTCACAAATGAAATTGAGAATGAGAGTGATCAGCATATTCGCAATCATAGCCGTTATTATGGCTTTGATCGGAGTCATGGTTATTTATCAGCTTTATAACATTGATAGTTCCAACATAGAGGGCGTAAATGCCAGTATGCGGATAACTGGCATATTTACGGTAATTGGCGTTATCGTGACGATTATTCTCGGGTTGTATGTAAGCCGGAAAGTAACCGGAGCTCTGGAAAAAGGTGTTAAAGGATTATCAGAAGTGATCAGCAAGGTTTCTTCCGGGTCTGTGCAGGTGTTTTCCTCCGCCCAGCAACTGGCTGACGGGGCGAGTTCTCAGGCTTCATCACTCGAACAAACGTCTTCCTCACTGGAAGAATTATCGTCCATGACGAAACAGAATGCGGATAATGCTTCCCAGGCCAGAGCCATGATGCAGGAAGCCGGTCACATTGTTGAAAAAGTTAACCGGCACATGGATGATATGGCCAAAGCTATTGCCGAAATAACCAAATCGTCGGAAGAAACGGGAAAGATCATCAAGACGATCGATGAGATTGCTTTCCAGACCAATCTATTGGCCTTGAATGCGGCGGTGGAAGCGGCGCGCGCCGGTGAAGCCGGAGCGGGTTTTGCCGTTGTCGCGGATGAAGTGCGCAATCTGGCGATGCGCTCAGCCGAGGCGGCAAAAAACACCAGCGAACTTATCGAAAACACGATGAAAGCCGTTAAGAACGGGAATGAATTAACCAGTTCCACACAGGAAGCTTTCAAAGACAACATGGCGTCTTCCACAAAAATCAGCCAACTGGTTGATGAAATCGCCACAGCTTCCCAGGAGCAGGCGCATGGCATTGCCCAGATCAACCGCGCCGTGGCTGAAATGGATAAGATTGTTCAACAGGCGGCCTATAATGCTGAAGCTTCAGCAACGGCGGCGGAAACAATGAATACCGAAGTTAATCATCTGGAAAGGCGGATGGAGGATTTAGCGGGTATGGTTGGCGCTGAAATTAACATCAGCAAAACAAAAATATCTCATATCGAAAAGCATGCCGCTCCGGCCGGAAAGGCCTCGGGCAAGATGACGGTTAAACCGGCTGCTGGACACAAAATGCTTGCCGCACCTCCTGTTCACAAAATGAAGAAGGGCGCTGCGCCGGCGAAGCAGGCATCGGTAAGACCGGAACAAGTCATTCCTTTCGACAAAGACGACTTCAAGGATTTTTAGACCGGCACAATTTTCAAATGTATAGCCGGCAGAGGGTATCTAAACTCTGCCGGTTTTTTTATTTTTCATAGCCCCGTGTAATATAAAAAATGGCCAGGTCGAAAAAGATCGTCATGCGCCTTTGCAGTTCAAACGTCATGTAAAGATCGAGGTTTTTCTGAAGAGTGCCCTGAGACAGAGCGACATCCCAGATATGTTTACGGATCAAACTCAATGCGCTCAATACGCCGCTGATTTTCGCCCCCGCTTTATTTCTCTCCGAACCCAGTTTGGTATAGAAAATTTTGATGCGTTCGATATCATACGCATGACCCAGCCAGAGAGTGATTTGTGAGATAATTCTGTCACAGATGTTGTAAAGTGTGCGGGTTTCCGTATGGCGATATTCGGCGGTGGAAGGATTGGCCGTCATGTCTGCTATCCATTGCTCGATCATTTTCTCCTTATTCTTCGAAATATCGTTGATCAGACGCCGCGTCAACGCATTAGCGCCTTTGCGTTTTGTGGTCATTGCATCATCGGGATGCGAAATGGAATCCAGGATGGCCCAATAGTCTTTCTTGCTTTTGATATAAGCCGAAAGGGCGCGATTATTGGGACGAAAAGCAAGCGGCGGAATTTCATCAATCGGACAGAAACGCGCCTGGGCGCTGTCATCGCCTGCACGGACCCTTCCGCCGGTTTTTTCCGCAACAAAAGTCAGAAAGAGCAGATCGCCGTAAAAACGGCTTTTATAGGAGTCAACATCCAGCAGACGGGTGATTTTTCCTTTGATGCCCGTCTCTTCATGGAGTTCGCGCAAAGCCGCATCCTGGATGCTTTCTCCCGCTTCCGCGAAACCGGTCGGGAGGCACCAGAGGCCTTTATGAGGCGCCCGGTCGCGTTTGACCAGAAGAATCTGCCGGTCCTCATCCACGATGGTGGAAACCACCGGCAACGGATTGTCGTAGAAAAAACTGTGGCAGTGCGAACAGCAGTCTCTCAGAACATGATCTTCCTTTTTTCGGGTGATTTGCCCGCCGCAATAGAGGCAGAACCGGCGCTGCTTTTTCATGGGTTTTCCTTTGAAAACTGAGGTTGTGAACAAATAAAAATGGCGTCGTCTTTGCACATGGTGATGACTTTACTTACGGCGCCGATGTCCTGCAGCTTGTGTAAAAGTTTATGAATGATATTCTTTTTACTGGCCACCGTACCGATCAGAAAAAACGGGCTTTTAAACTGATAATAATCAATAAAGAAATAGATGTCCCACGGCTGGAAAATAAGAGAATTTTTAAAATCCAGTTTCCGGATCTGACTAAAAAATGGATGCAGCAGTGCTTTGCCGTTTTCGGCTGAAAATTGCCGGATGATAGTCTCAATCGGCAGGAGTTGCTTGTTCACGAGCAGTTGATGTTCTTTTAGGGTATTTCTGGTGATGTGAATCAGTTCCTGCATGTTGCATTCATCGTGTGTAATGGTGATGAAAGTTCCGTCTTTTTTCAGAACACGGGATATTTCCGGTATCATCTCGACAAAGAAATACAAGGCAAAGCTGCAAATAATCAGATCGAATGAAGCGGGCGGGCATTTCTTGATCGCCTGGACGCCTGTTGATGAAAATGTCCCGGAGTAGCCGGCACGCTTGCAGGCTTCAAGGAAAAAAGGTTCGTATTCGGCAATGATATCCATCCCGGTGATGGTCGCCTCCCGGTGCAGTCGTCCTTTTAGCGCTTCCGTAAATGCTCCGAAGGCGCAGCCCAGTTCCAGAACATTGCGGCAGGAGGAAAGGTCAACCTGGTTCAGGGCCGTGAGACGAATATCCTCTTTGTTGGATGAGAATTGGCGAATCAGCGTTTCAATATGCTGATGTTTTTGCACATTGCGGAAAACCTGACGGATCTTTTTCTTATCCAGAAAATCTGCCATGTTTTTTTCCTCAACTTGCTGACAAGATGTTTCAGTTCATGTTTCGGCCCTTTTTCCGGGCCAAGGGGGGCCTCAAGCCAATCTTCTGACGCCTTCCGCCAGTTCAATGAGCCCTTTTTGATCCAGAATGCAAATCGTGCGCGTATCCGCTTTAATCAACTTCTCATCCGTCATACGCTTCAGGATGCGGGAAAGTGTTTCGGGGATGGTGCCCAGCAATCCGGCCATTTGATTCTTGGAGATGTCCAACTTGACGGTGGTGGAATCGTCGTTATGTTCATGAAGGTAGAGCAGATAGGCAGCCAGTCTTCCCGGAACTTCTTTGAGAGATAAATTTTCGACCAGCATCGTAAGCTTGCGCAGGCGCTGGGATAGAAGCGCCAGCATGGAAAGTGCAAGAGAAGGTTGCAGGCTGATCAGTTCCAAAAACTTCTGTCTCGGAAAGAACAGGACAATGGTTTCGGCAAGCGCCTGGGCGGAAGCCGGATAATGTTGCCCGGCAAAGACAGCCGCTTCCGCGAATGGTTCGGGCGCCTCCAGAATATGAAAAATTTGTTCTTTGCCGTCAGGCGAAAGTTTGAAAACTTTTACTTTACCGGAAAGGATAATATAAAAGCCGATGCCCTCGTCGCCTTCCGCAAAAAAGTTTTGCCCTCGTGAATAATATTTTCGCACGGCGATGGCCCCCAGTGCGGTGCATTGTTTTGGTGACAGGCCTTCAAACAGCGGAATGCCGGCGATAATCGATGTAATGTCCATAGATATTTTTCCTTCAATGAAAAAATATCACTGATGCTTGACTTAAGTCAAGGTGCAACTGCCGATCTTTGATTATATTGCCATCAAAATGAAGCTACAAAAAAATTGAAAATAATAAGGAGACAGTCAATGGAAAATTTAGCGATGTTTTGTTACCAGTGCGAGCAGACGGCAAAGGGCGAAGGATGCGTGAAGGGTGGTGTTTGCGGCAAGGACGCGGAGGTTGCCGCGCTTCAGGATATTCTGGTCTATGCGCTTCAGGGTTTGTCCATCGCGGCGGTGGATGCCCGCAAAGCGGGAATCAATGATCCGGATGTCAATGTCTTCACAGCCAAAGCGCTTTTTTCAACCCTGACCAATGTGGATTTTGACCCCGCGCGTTTTGTTACGTTGATCGGCAAATGCGCCGGGCTGCGCGACAACCTTATAATAAAAGCTAAAAAGGCCGGGGCGACTATCGATGAAAAGACCACCGCGGTAACCTTCCAACCCCAATCCACAGTTGCCGGGCTTATTGCCAAGGCCCCCACAGCGTCGCTTAAAGCGGATGCCTTGGAAAACAAAGATATTCAATCACTCAAGCACATTTTATTGTTTGGCATCAAGGGAGTAGCGGCCTATGCCGATCATGCGCAGATTCTGGGGCAGGAAGATGAAAAGATTTATGCTTTTATTCAGGAAGCGCTCGCGGCCATCGCCCGGGAGAACCTGGATTTAAACGGCTGGGTCGGCCTGGTCCTCAAATGCGGTGAAATCAATCTGCGCACCATGGAACTGCTCGACGCGGGCAATACCGGAGCCTTTGGTCATCCCGTTCCCACGTCCGTGCCACTTGGCGCTAAAAAAGGCAAGGCTATTCTGATTTCCGGCCACGATTTGAAAGATTTATCCGAACTGCTGAAGCAAACCGCCGGCAAAGGGATCAATATTTATACGCATGGCGAAATGCTGCCGGCGCACGGTTATCCGGAGCTGAAGAAGTATCCCCACTTCTACGGTCATTACGGAACAGCCTGGCAGAATCAGGCGAAAGAGTTTGCCGAATTTCCCGGCGCCATTCTGATGACCACCAATTGTATTCAGAGACCACGCGATGCTTATAAAGACAATCTTTTCACCTGCGGTCTGGTCGGATGGCCCGGCGTTGCCCATATTGCTGACAGAAACTTCGAACCGGTTATCAAAAAAGCGCTCGAACTGCCGGGCTTTGCGGCAGATCAGGAAGGTAAGTCAGTCATGGTGGGTTTTGCCCGCAATGCCGTTCTGGGTGTGGCCGATAAAGTCATTGAGGCGGTCAAAGGCAAGGCTATCCGCCACTTCTTTCTGGTCGCCGGATGCGATGGTGCCAAACCCGGTAGAAATTACTATACGGAGTTTGTTGAAAAAGCGCCTAAAGACACAGTGGTCATGACACTGGCTTGCGGTAAGTTCCGTTTCTTTGATCAGGAGCTGGGCGATATCGGTGGCATCCCGCGTCTGCTGGACGTCGGACAATGCAACGACGCGTATTCGGCCATTCAAATTGCCGTGGCGTTATCCAAGGCATTTAATTGCGGCGTCAATGATCTTCCATTGTCCATGATTCTGTCCTGGTATGAGCAAAAAGCGGTAGCTATTCTGCTGACACTCTTGTATCTCGGTATCAAGGACATTCGCCTGGGACCGTCTTTGCCGGCTTTCATTACGCCTAACGTGTTAAATGTGCTGGTGGAGAATTTCGCAATCAAACCGATCACCACGCCGGACGAGGATTTGAAAACAATATTAGGTTAAAAATTACGGCTGTCATAACCTTTCAGGTCACCCGTTCCGGGCAAGCGAAGCGCGACACGGAATCCAGTAATTGTGTGCGAAAGTATGATTTCAAAAACAGGCTGCTCACGAAAAGCGTGAGCAGCCTGTTTGCATCTAAGGGTTTCCGTCAGTAAACTTCGTCATGCCTGCTCATCAATACCGATGTTGCTCTTCAGTATCTAAGCGTCTCGTCAGACAGCTCAACCGCCACCTGGACGCGGTGTCGGGCAAGTTCTAAGATAGGGAGGGTCACCTTCGAGCATTCCACTCACCGATGGAATCGCCTGGACAAACCTTGGAAACGGAACGAGAATCACCGGAGGGCGGCAGCTTGCCGGTCTTATTCTTCCGAAACACGAAAACCACTTTATTTATGCGCATTGAACAAATTAGCTGACATTCATAATTATTATATTTTCTTGCAGTGGAATTTTCCGCATGCCCTATTTCAATAGGCTCTATTTTAGCACGATGGCATCGGTGAGCAGTTTTTCCGCAATGGTTAAGGTATTTTTCAGATATTTATTAGGCAGCGTCTGTTTCATGGCTTTCATATCCATCACTTGAGTGATGCCAAGAAACATCGCCCATATAATGTCCGACAATGCGTAACCATTGATCTTTTTAAACAGACCCTGTGCTATCGCTTCGTCAATGATTCGTCGGCCAATTTCAAAATCGTATTTGCCTCTATTGCTTAAGATCGAACGCGACTCCGGATTAAGTTGGTCGATCAAATCCCGGTGCTGGAAAAAGGTATTTGCCACCCGGAGGGAGTCTGGTGCTTTTTCATAACTGCGTACAAATATTTTAAAGAGGTTTTTCACCAGATCTCTTCCGGTTAGATATTTTCTATTGGACAGCTTATGCTCGATAGTTTCAAACTGTCTGCCGAATTCTTCCAAAAACGGCAGCATCAGATGAGAGTACAGCTCATCTTTTGTAGCAAAGTGTTGATATACAGTTGGTTTGCTGATCTGCGCTTCAAGCGCAATGTCATCCATGGTTGTTTTTTGATATCCTTTGGAGAAAAAAAGTTTTTTTGCTGCTTCTAAAATAGTTTGAATCCGCTGGTCCTTTTCCCGATTTTTCCTCTCCAAGATTGCCTGCTTATGTTTGTGTTTGTTCATCGATTGCCTCAAAATATATGAAATTTGGGTACCCTGTGTGAGCTCGTGGTTGATACTGATTATGAGAATATAATATATATCAACAGTAAATATTGTCAAGCCTAAATCCCGCTTTGCGCTTGGTTTTCACCGTGCACGTTAGAATTTTCAAAAATAATTGTTGACTAAAAGTTAACTTACGGTTAAATATCTACTCACAGTATAAATATTAACTGCAAGTTAATATTAAAAATATAATGCGAAAGGTGAAATGGCTATGGATATCATAGAAACAAGAATCGATAAGAATTCCGATGAATTCAAAAAGAATTACGAAGCCATGGCCTCTCTCGTGGTGGATCTCAAAGCAGAATTAAAAAAGGCGCGGGAGGATAGGTCGCAGAAAGTGATTGATCGTTTAGCAAGCCAGGGCAAGATGCCTGTACGTAAAAAGTTGGATCTGCTTCTCGATAAAAATACCCCGTTTATTGAGATTGCGCCTCTGGCCGCAAGGGGCATGTATGACGGAAAAGTCCACTCTGCCGGGCTTGTGACTGGTATTGGCGTTATAGAAGGCCACGAAGTTCTTGTCGTAGCCAGCGACGCTACCATCAAGGGCGGATCGGTTTTTCCTATGGGCGTTAAAAAAAACCTGCGCTGTCAAACCATCTGCATGGAAAACCATTTGCCTATGGTTAACCTCCTCGATTCTGCCGGTGCTTATCTGCCCCTGCAATCAGAAATTTTCCCCGATATCGATGACGGTGGAAGGATTTTCTATAATCAAGCGGTTATTTCCAAAAAGGGCATCCCGCAAATT from the Deltaproteobacteria bacterium HGW-Deltaproteobacteria-6 genome contains:
- a CDS encoding chemotaxis protein CheW, translating into MKTADLKDNTINTREGKYLTFTLADEEYGIGILKVKEIIGVITITGIPQTPPHVKGVINLRGKIIPVIDLRLKFGLPAMEYTERTCIIVIEISKDDTHILIGILVDSVSEVINIKGADIEDTPNFGSNLNTDYILGMAKSIGKIKILLDIDRVMNADDVAILEKTTTI
- a CDS encoding hydroxylamine reductase translates to MFCYQCEQTAKGEGCVKGGVCGKDAEVAALQDILVYALQGLSIAAVDARKAGINDPDVNVFTAKALFSTLTNVDFDPARFVTLIGKCAGLRDNLIIKAKKAGATIDEKTTAVTFQPQSTVAGLIAKAPTASLKADALENKDIQSLKHILLFGIKGVAAYADHAQILGQEDEKIYAFIQEALAAIARENLDLNGWVGLVLKCGEINLRTMELLDAGNTGAFGHPVPTSVPLGAKKGKAILISGHDLKDLSELLKQTAGKGINIYTHGEMLPAHGYPELKKYPHFYGHYGTAWQNQAKEFAEFPGAILMTTNCIQRPRDAYKDNLFTCGLVGWPGVAHIADRNFEPVIKKALELPGFAADQEGKSVMVGFARNAVLGVADKVIEAVKGKAIRHFFLVAGCDGAKPGRNYYTEFVEKAPKDTVVMTLACGKFRFFDQELGDIGGIPRLLDVGQCNDAYSAIQIAVALSKAFNCGVNDLPLSMILSWYEQKAVAILLTLLYLGIKDIRLGPSLPAFITPNVLNVLVENFAIKPITTPDEDLKTILG
- a CDS encoding transcriptional regulator, whose product is MDITSIIAGIPLFEGLSPKQCTALGAIAVRKYYSRGQNFFAEGDEGIGFYIILSGKVKVFKLSPDGKEQIFHILEAPEPFAEAAVFAGQHYPASAQALAETIVLFFPRQKFLELISLQPSLALSMLALLSQRLRKLTMLVENLSLKEVPGRLAAYLLYLHEHNDDSTTVKLDISKNQMAGLLGTIPETLSRILKRMTDEKLIKADTRTICILDQKGLIELAEGVRRLA